Proteins found in one Kluyveromyces marxianus DMKU3-1042 DNA, complete genome, chromosome 2 genomic segment:
- the VPS17 gene encoding retromer subunit VPS17, with product MASSVPYDPYDDMDNNPFAEPEEHPPLPQVPDNIVNHEPGQDAFASWNSDKENSVDNDHEHGNPTPRAASAEEPAETPAESDEQDPIALEELLPERKNTKYTLFVQVTGIERAGSLTNKKENPTVKFDCTTNLPTFRKPKHKKLKKTYNEFYKLFKYLNAAIPETFVPALPSPSTSYGINNEEDAIKTAANFQVWFNRITSDPLIIRSDELAIFIESDFNTYTPLKKATSITGIRRKTLKQLTPPYDENLTLAEFRPLIKSLYLSTQDIKAKLLKMSTIRRQLSQEVNQFGQAFQPLSIDSSDLYHKFGRVITAIGDVDSIVANLDMATLYDPLEGIERDSYIIKEALTNRHFIMRELLQAQQLSKQRQENARKLRAKRDINPLKVDDSIRQLKEATKNEHELTLKLKRITANMLIERQRWLTYFEEALSQAIREFVLRKIEYDRKKLSLLERIRITVRTADGKGGLSRLGRSSLLTISTLSSSQSNSGDSWTGDKTRTPHLVGSVVTTEFDNVALPKSQNPNQSSLPQGGAQTSRRSTFSESAGILARQAATLLGDGTF from the coding sequence ATGGCTTCTTCTGTACCCTATGATCCTTACGATGATATGGATAACAATCCATTCGCAGAGCCTGAAGAACATCCACCTCTACCACAGGTACCAGACAATATTGTGAATCATGAGCCAGGACAAGATGCCTTCGCTTCGTGGAATAGCGATAAAGAAAACTCAGTTGATAATGATCATGAACACGGGAATCCAACACCAAGAGCGGCCTCTGCAGAGGAACCAGCGGAGACTCCTGCCGAATCCGATGAACAAGATCCTATTGCTCTAGAGGAGCTGTTACCTGAGCGGAAAAACACAAAGTACACCCTATTCGTCCAAGTGACTGGCATAGAACGCGCTGGGTCTTTAACTAACAAAAAGGAGAATCCAACTGTTAAATTCGATTGCACCACCAATTTACCCACTTTCCGCAAGCCAAAGCATAAGAAGCTAAAGAAGACATACAACGAATTCTACAAACTCTTCAAGTACCTAAATGCGGCAATTCCAGAAACGTTCGTTCCCGCGTTACCAAGCCCTTCTACTTCATACGGAATAAATAACGAAGAGGACGCTATCAAAACGGCAGCCAATTTCCAGGTATGGTTTAACCGTATAACTTCTGATCCTTTGATTATTCGTAGCGATGAACTTGCAATATTTATCGAATCTGATTTTAACACCTACACCcctttgaagaaggcaaCGTCTATTACAGGGATCAGGAGAAAGACCTTGAAGCAACTCACACCGCCTTATGATGAAAATCTCACTCTTGCAGAGTTCAGACCCTTGATTAAGTCTTTATATCTTTCCACGCAAGATATAAAGGCTAAATTGCTCAAAATGTCTACCATCAGAAGACAATTGAGTCAGGAGGTGAACCAGTTTGGCCAAGCTTTCCAACCCTTATCTATAGACAGTTCCGACTTGTACCATAAGTTTGGACGTGTGATAACAGCCATTGGTGATGTTGACAGCATTGTTGCCAATCTTGACATGGCGACACTATATGATCCTCTAGAGGGTATCGAGCGCGATTCGTACATCATAAAAGAGGCACTAACAAACCGTCACTTCATCATGCGAGAACTATTACAAGCTCAACAACTCTCAAAACAAAGACAAGAGAACGCAAGAAAATTGAGAGCAAAAAGAGACATCAACCCGCTCAAAGTCGACGATTCCATTAGACAACTGAAAGAGGCTACCAAGAACGAACACGAACTCACActaaaattgaagagaatCACTGCCAACATGCTCATCGAGAGACAAAGATGGCTAACATATTTCGAAGAAGCTTTATCGCAAGCCATAAGAGAATTTGTCCTCAGAAAGATAGAGTACGACAGAAAGAAACTCTCGTTGCTCGAGCGTATTCGTATCACGGTCAGAACCGCAGACGGCAAAGGTGGCCTTTCAAGACTGGGAAGATCATCACTCCTGACGATATCAACCCTATCGTCGTCACAGTCCAATTCCGGTGACAGCTGGACAGGAGACAAAACCAGAACCCCGCATCTCGTGGGAAGCGTCGTTACTACAGAGTTCGACAATGTAGCCTTGCCAAAGAGCCAGAATCCAAACCAGTCCTCATTGCCTCAGGGAGGCGCTCAGACTTCCAGAAGGTCTACGTTTTCTGAATCTGCAGGCATACTAGCACGCCAGGCGGCAACGCTACTTGGAGACGGTACATTTTGA